Within the Candidatus Komeilibacteria bacterium CG_4_10_14_0_2_um_filter_37_10 genome, the region GGCCGATCTGACCGCAGCAGAATTCTTGCAGCAATTCATTGGGTCACTTGATCAGACTGTAAATCCCCAGTTGTTTTTTTATCTTTTTAATGACATTATACCAGCCATAAATTATGATTTATTAAATTATATCCAAAAACTCCATCAGCAATATACTACTTATTTACTATCCAATAACTTTGGATCAGTTTTTCCCAATTATGAAAAACAAATTCAATTTGATGTTTATTTTAATAAATTATTTCTATCACATCAATTGGGAGTTAGTAAAACACAGACGGAGATTTGGGACAAAATATTACCACAAATTGAATTTTTACCTAGTGAGTTAGTATTTATTGATAATCAAGAAAAATACTTTGCACCGGTGAGCAAATTCGGTATTAAAACTATTCTTTATTTAAATAATAAACAAGTGAAAAAAGATTTAGCTCAACAAGGAGTTACCATAGATTAGGAAGTAATAAATTATAATTGGTGAATTTAGAAAATAAAAAAGGACTGTTAATAGTCCTTTTTGTAAAAGTAAAATGCAGTGACAATTAATTAAAATTACCGATAGGAGTTTAAAGCAAAATTTGCTTCATGATCATCGATAACTTCAACTATCGCTCCTTGTGATTTTAGATCGTTATCATAGATACCGAAGTACATTGTTCCATGTTCCGGGTGGTAGATTAAAAGACCACCATTAGCACAAGTAGCTTGTACAACACCCTGTTTTTTTGAGCCATCGAGCATAGTTATTAATACCAGATCTTTAATAGTTACACTTTGTGTGTTGTTTAACATTTTTTCTCCTTTTTTAAATAACAAAATAGACTATGGAAATTAATAAATGATCATAACACAGTATTTATTAATTGTCAAGCAGTAACAGAATAAATCATCTCATATTCTTATCCACATAGATTTTTGTTTGACTTTTTTGCTAAAAAATTGTATTTTATAGTAGATATTGATAAATTATGACCGTCCGTAAATATTTTACTATTTTAACAATCACTACCATTATCTTTTGGTTATTGTGGATTGCTGTAGTCAATTTACTACGGCCGGATGATAATGCCTGGTTGTCAGTTTCTTTGTTTTATTTAACCTTTTTCTTCAGTTGTTTAGGAACATTTACTATTGTTGGTTACTACTGGCGACGACTGTTGTCACCTCAACTAATTACCTTGACCAGAATGAATATCGCCCTGAGACAAGGTTTTTTCTTTTCTTTATTAATTTGCCTTTGTTTGTTATTACAATCAATGAACAAGCTTAGTGCTTTAGCAGTATTTATTATTCTTATTATATTATCCTTGGTAGAATTTTTATTTTTATCAGCCATAAAATCAGAAGATTAATTAGCTATGTTAGATCAATTAGAAAAAATTAAAAAACAAGCTCAAGCTGAGCTTAAAAAAATTAAAGAAAATAGCGAGATTGAAAAATTTCGTTTAAAATATTTGGGACGTCAAGGAGAGTTGACCAAGGTTTTACGTCAACTGAAAGATATTGCTGAAGAAGAAAAACCCAAAGTTGGTCAATTGGCCAATGATTTAAAATTGATTATTGCGGAAGAATTGAAAAATATAGCAGATCGTCTTAGTGATCAGGGGGAAAGCGACCAAGTCACTAAGGTTGATTTAACCCTACCCGGTCAACAGATTTTGGTTGGTAGTTTGCATCCCAATACCATTATCCAAAATGAATTAGAAGATATTTTCCGAAGCCTGGGTTTTATGGTGTTAGAGGGACCGGATGTCGAATCCGATTATTATAATTTTGAAGGTTTAAATATACCAGCCGATCATCCAGCGCGCGAGATGCAAGATACTTTTTGGTTGACTGACGGTCATGCTTTAAAACCGCATACTTCGGCATTGCAGGTGCGGACGATGGAAAAATACGGCGCACCATTAAGAGCTATTTTTCCGGGGCGCTGTTTCCGTTACGAAGCTACGGACGCTTCACACGAAACTACTTTTTATCAGCTGGAGGGATTGATGATTGATAAAGATATCTCCATTGCCAATTTAATTGCCGTGATGAAGGAATTATTAAGGGCTGTTTTTGGACGGGATGTTAAAGTGCGTCAACGACCAGGATTTTTTCCTTTTGTGGAGCCCGCTTTTGAACTCGACATCAATTGCATGATTTGTGAAGGCAAGGGTTGTAGTGTTTGTAAACAATCAGGCTGGGTAGAAATATTACCTTGCGGTTTAGTACACCCTAAGGTTTTAGAATACGGCGGTTTGGATCCCCAAGTTTGGTCCGGCTTTGCTTTTGGTTTGGGATTAACGAGACTAGTGATGATGAAGTATGGCATTGACGATATTCGTTTGTTACAAAGCGGTGATTTAAGGTTTCTTAAACAGTTCTAATTTATTTTTATGAAGGTATCACTGAAGTGGTTACAAAAATATTTAAATACCAAAGACGTAATTGACCCGCAAGAATTAGGATGGCGTTTAACAATGTCCACAGTGGAAGTTGATAAGATATTTCCTTTGGGTGCTACTCTGAATCAAGTAATAGTCGGTCAGATAAAAGAAATAGTGGCCCATCCTGACGCTGATCTTTTACGAGTTTGC harbors:
- a CDS encoding phenylalanine--tRNA ligase subunit alpha, whose amino-acid sequence is MLDQLEKIKKQAQAELKKIKENSEIEKFRLKYLGRQGELTKVLRQLKDIAEEEKPKVGQLANDLKLIIAEELKNIADRLSDQGESDQVTKVDLTLPGQQILVGSLHPNTIIQNELEDIFRSLGFMVLEGPDVESDYYNFEGLNIPADHPAREMQDTFWLTDGHALKPHTSALQVRTMEKYGAPLRAIFPGRCFRYEATDASHETTFYQLEGLMIDKDISIANLIAVMKELLRAVFGRDVKVRQRPGFFPFVEPAFELDINCMICEGKGCSVCKQSGWVEILPCGLVHPKVLEYGGLDPQVWSGFAFGLGLTRLVMMKYGIDDIRLLQSGDLRFLKQF